Genomic window (Deinococcus detaillensis):
CGTGAAATGATTCAAGTCCCACTGGACTTTATTGAGCGCCTCGCAGACGCACTTTGCTACGCCGCCTGACAGTATCCAATGGCCAAAGTCGAGCTTAGTGTACCCCACCCGCGCAAGTGGGCGGACGTTTTTGGAAAGATTTCTTGGAGTATTATCGGGACACCGAGGCCACAAAGACGTTCCTGTCCAGACTGGTCGGGGAATACAACGTCCCAGAGGTAACTCATACTGACCAACTCCAAAGTTACGGAGCTGAGATCAGAGAAATTCCGAGTCTGATCGATGTTGACCATCAGCAGGTGATCTTGACGGCCCGCTGCAACAATCTCGTCGAGCAGCGGGCGGGCGTCCATCCGGGCGTCCGTTCTGCCCAAGACAATCGCACCGAAGTACACGGCGTCAGGAGCGACAACAACAAGAATTCAAACGGAGGAAACGAGCGCAAGAATTCCCCAATCTGCACGTCAAAATCAGCGGGCAAGCGTCCTCATGGGCGCTGTTCTGCCCAAGACAGCAACCTTCACCATCACACTCGCACCAGCGTCTCTGCCACGAACAGAAGACAAAATCAGTAAAATGCGTTCCGGACGTGGTCAACCGTCGCGGCAGGGGCGGTCTGAATTTTAGACTGCCCCTGCCCTCAGTCTGTCGTAACGCCAGTTAAGGCAACACAACCCTTGGCTGAGCGTGCTCAGCCTGCCATGCTTGTGACGGACAACGGGCCAGAGTTCATCAGCAGAGCGTTGGGGCAATGGGCATACGAACGCGGAATTACGCAACACTTCAATCGTCCTGGGAAACCCGTCGAGAACGCCTACATCGAGAGTTTCAATGGCCGGGTTCGGCACGAGTGCCTGAATCTCCATTGGTTTCAGACCCTACCTCAAGCTCGTCTGGTTGTGACAGCTTGGCATCGAGATTACAACGAGATGCGCCCGCATAGCTCGCTCAATAACCGTTCACCGAATATATTAGCCCGCCTGAGCCAGGCGGGCTGAGATAGGATTTGGAGTGTAACTGGACTGGATTGGCGGCGGGGGAACCTCACCTGCGAAAGCGGCGTTATCAAATGCGTTGCTCCGTTTGGGTGACGCTGGAAGTCCCGCGGTCCATGCTGGTGGTGGGCACGAAGAGGTCCGTGAGGGTAAGTTCGCGCAGCATCAGGGCCTCGGTGGCGCGCTCGGTAAAGCGTGCGCGATACCACGCCAGGCAGCCCATCATGAGAAGGAGAGTCAGGAGCATAGCCTGTGAACGCAGGAGTGGCCCTATGAAAGGCAAGAAGACAGCAGGGTTCAGTAACCAGGGTAAGGCCACCACCGCCCCGAACAGCGTTGTGACCAGCATCACCGCTGGCCGGATTCGTAGGAAAGTAAAGATAAAACCGGCGTTGGTCGCCAACGTCCAGTAGGACGAGGTATTGACATACACCGGGAGCACCGGAAGATTTGGGTGAAGCACAAAAATGACGTTGTGGGCCAAGGCGACCAGTAAGACTAGGCCGACAGCAACGCGCCCTACCATATCGCTGTAGCCGCCCAGCAGGTTCCATAGGGCGCTGGTCATCAGCAGCGAGGCCACCACCGGAAAGCCGTAGACAACGTAAGGGTCTTGAACCGCCTGACGCAGATGAATCTGCGCGGCGTAGGCTGCGCTCATGCCACACAAGGGAACCAGCGAGGTCCAGATGTAGATCCAGCGTTTGTCTTCTATCGAGCGCTTTTCCTCGCCGGTGAGTTGAAGCAAGTGGATATCGGAGTTGTGGCGGGGCATCTGAATCCATTGTACAAAGAAAAAGCGGCCACTGGCAAAACCAAATACCCTCTCTGTCTTGACCATACCGCGCAGCCAAGCACCTCCCGGATCTGTGGTGAAACGGCGGAGTGTGTTTGACCACGGTGCTCGCCTTCGCCAGTCGCCGAACCAGCAGGGAAGAAGGTCGCTGCCTTGGATTCCGCTTGGAGCGTGACTGCTCAGAGCGTGCTTGAGGTGATATTGCCTGAGGAGCAGGCAATATCAGCTGGAAGTCATCTGTTGCTTGGCCTTCACGGCTCAGACACAGAAAGCGGACTTCTGGCCAAGCGCAGACTACCGCTTGAAACAGTGCTGGGCAGAGGCAGAGGTGGTCGAGTTGATCGACTACGACTGTCAAGCTACTGAAGGACGCAGATGTGTAGAGAAGGTGCTCAAGGTGGGCCAGTAAGGCGGCGGCGTCAAGAAATGGGCGGGCGTCTAAAAAAATGGTCGGGAGACCGTCCTGCATGAGTAGGTCGCAGAACTGGCGGCCCAAGACCGACTTTCCCGCGCCAGTTGGTCCGGAAAGCCAGGCCGCGCCGCCGTCCAACCACCAGGCCAAGAGGGCCTGCAAGGCCATGTGATGCGTCTGGCCAGCGGCGGGGGACAACTGCTCGCGCGACCAGCCGTACTCCAGCAGTTCAGCTTGAACTTGAATGTGCAGAGCCGAACCTTTGTAGCAAACCGCCAGAACCCGTGCCAGAGTGGCCGCGTCGGGTACGGGCGCACTTGGCAGCGTCCAAGCCTGTTCAGCCAGAGCATGGGCCATCTGCGCCGGATGGGTTCTGGCCAGCAATAGAAGCTCTCGTTGCTGATGTGCCGCTAGCCGCTCCCGCTGGCGTTCTATCCAGTCTATAAGCTCGGCAGATACGCCCTGACAACGCACGTCCTCCAAAAACAGGCCACTGAAGTCGGCGGCGTCGAGTCCCTTGCAGCTCAGGAGGTGAAGAGCGTCGCACTCGATTTCGGTGGACCATACACCGCCCTGTTGATTAATAATGATGCCACTTTTCTTCAACATGCAGCGGGTTACCCGCAGATTATTCTCGGCATTGTCCACTTCGGGCCAGAAGAGTTTTATCAGCGCACTCTGGGAGGTCGGGCCTTCCAAGGCCAGATAGGTCAGGAGCAGGAGCGGCTTGGCCTGAGTACACGTTCCCAAAGCCAAAGTTCCCAGCGTCTGGAGCACTTGGGTTGGTGTGTCATGGTGAGGGCACTTCAGTAAATGAGTCATAAGGAGTGGCGCTAGGCTCAGTTACCTTAAGACGATTCACAGTTCGCTCTCATGGCCATGTGGCCACGAACTCAAGGAGGCTGATGGGGGGGGATTGTCCAGACCCGCCCAGCGCTGTACAGGGTGTAGCTGTAAATGCGACTCGAGCCGAAACCTAGACAAGCCAAACAGCCGTTTGTATATGGATGCAGGTCTGATCAATTTTGGCTTCTCGGACAGTACAAAAAACTCCGTCCCTTTGCGCTCCAAGAAAGATTTTTACTGCTGTAAGCTCGGTGTCTCCCATAGAAAACGCGGTTCTGTCTGCGCTGTTCTGTCCTGGGCCGCTTGGAACTTGCCGATTTAAGGTGTTAAATCACACCCTGTGAGTCTCAGTGATATAAAACTGCAATAAGGTCAATTCAACCCGAGGCGCGCTCAACATAAGGGAGGTGAATACTGAAGACCGTTTGGGCAGGCTGGTTCTCGGTTGCTGCTTCTCGGGCGTAAGTTAAAGTGCCGCCGTGGCGCTCAACGATTCGCCGCGTCAGATAAAGTCCAATCCCTGTTCCCGATCCCGCAGTGGTTTGCCGGAACCGCTGGAAAAGCCGTGATTCCTGCTCTAGAGCGACACCGGAACCCCGGTCGCGCACCTCGACGACTGCCAGCGGCCCCTCACGGCGCAGGCGCACGCAGATAATGGATTCGGGAGGGCTGAATTTGACAGCATTGTCGAGTAGGTTTTGGAAAGCCCGGCGCAGATCGTAGCGGTGGCCCCGTGTGCTCAGGCCATCCAACGTCAGCTCGAAATGCAGAGCGCGTGTGCTGGCGCGGGGCGAGAGGTCGCTCAGGACACTTCGGAGAACTGGTTCAAGATCCACGACGGCGCTCTCATCACCAGCTGGGCCCCCGCTTTCATATTCGGCCAGCAGCATCAGTTGGTCCGAGATGGCCAGCAGTCCCTGGTGTGCTTCAAGCGAGCTGCGCAGCGACTCCTGAAACTCGTCCGGCAGTGGCCCGAACGCGCCGTGCAGGGCGGCCTGCGCGTTCAGGATGCTGGCCGTGATCGGTGTGCGGAGGTCATGCGAAAACGCGTACACCAAGTCGCGTAGTAGTTCACGCTGCTGATGAACCTCTTGGAGCAGCGCAGCGCGTTCTATTTGCATCTGGAGCACGCGCACGGCGTCCTCGATAAATCCCAGCGGTGCACTTGGCCGCTTCAGAGCAACCAGTGCCTCGCTCTGACCAGGATGGCGCAACTTCACGAGGACTTCGCTCTTTCCCTTCATCCAGACCACTGGCTCGGCGCTGGGGGAAGCGTGGCCGTGGGAAAGCACGCGCTGAAACCGGTGGGATCCGCCTGCACCCCACCCTCTGGTTCTGAGACCTCGGCGGCGTTCGGCTGGGCGTGCAGTGTCCAGGCCGCGTATCAGTTCGTTCACACTGTCCACCCGCTGCACGGTGAACTGCACGGCACCCGAAAGCTGAGCCAGCACCTCAGCCGCCCGCTCCAGCACCTGCTGGCTGGTCAGCGAGTTCATGCCTGCTTGCCCAGCGGGTGGCTCCTGCGTTCGTGCTGGCGCTTCTGACAGCCCTTTTGCAGCGGCAAGTGCGGCAACGCGGCGCACCGATAGGCAGCCGGCCACGCCTGTCAGCAGGATCAGGAGGGAGAGTCCCAAGTAGGTCAGGATGAGATCTGGATCAGCGCCCCGCTGCATCACGGTGTGGGTCCCAATCAGCACGTTGGCAAACACGCCTATGCAGGTGAGGCGGGCGGTGAGATTCTCCTGTAAGGCGAGCGCTGACAGACCGACAATGAGCGCAAGGCCGAAACCAGACGCAGCCGTGGGAATGAACAGACCCAGCCCAGTCAAGAGGGCACACATCATCAGACCGATGCGCCACACCACGGTCGGATCCGGCTGTAAAACGCGCTCCAGCACCTCGGCAGAAGAAGTGGTTTCTGCCATGCTCAGATCAACCCGGCCCGGAACGCCTTGACGGCAGCCTGGGTACGGTCTGTGGCTTGAAGTTTACTCAAGATGTCCTGAATAAGCTGCTTAACCAGCCCCACACTGATGCCCAGGATCTGCGCAATCTCCTTGTTGCTTAGGCCATCGGCGACCAGCCGCAGCGCCGACGTTTCGCGTACCGAAAGTGGCGAAAGATCTGCGCCGCTGTCCACTGAGCGCAGCAAATGAGCCGCACTCTGCGGATCGAAAAAGACGCCGCCTGTTGCCGCCGAAAGCACGCCCTGGTAGATCATTTCCGGTGAGGCCGACTTCAGGCAGTAGGCAACGGCACCTGAGGCCAGCGCCGCGCAGACCTGATCGCGCCGGTTGGAGGCAGTCAGCATCATGACGCGTGCGTCAGGCTGAATACGGCCCACCTCAGTGGCGGCCTGAATGCCGTCGATGCCCGGCAGATTGATGTCCATGAGCACCACATTCACCGCCGAGTGGGCTAGTTGTGCGAGCGCCTCCTCGCCGGTGCGGGCCTCACAGACCACCTGAAAGCCCGGCTGAGCGCTCAGCAGCGCACGCAAACTGATGCGGGTCAGATCGTGGTCTTCGACAATCTGAATTCGAATAGGCGCGGAAGGAAGGGAAACAGAAGAGATCACGGGCCATTCTCTCTGATCGCGGCGGCTGTATGGCCTTTCATACTGCCTTGCCGGGACGTGGCCGCCTTACAAGCGCTGCCCTGACATATCCAGAAAGCAATCCCGAACGGCAGACAGCACACCTCCAGCCAAATCTCCGCTGGCATCCAGGCGGCCAGTCGCCGTTCGCTTTGCCCGAGAACTGGGAGGCATGACGGGCACCCACACCCCTATTGACGAAAGTGGTGAACCGCATTTCTGAAATCATTTGCCCTCAACAATCCTGAAGTCGGTAGCGACGCACAGTTTCATGCTCGCACAATATCCATTTCTGGAGACTAGACAGTTTTAGGCAGCGAAATCATGGCCAGATGGCCACAGAAACGTCAAGCTTCACTGCATATGTTTTACCGGGGGGTTTGCTCAGTTAGTTGTTGCCACGACTTAAGGGACGGACAGTCCTCAGTTGTCAGGCAGCGATTTTATACGTTCTGAACAGTGTCCGGCTGTTTAATGCCCTTCAGCTAGACTCCGCTCCAGAAGTAAAACTCTCAGAGTCAAGAAGGAACTATATGAAAACTGCGGAAAAAACAGAAGAGACCCCCACAAAAACCTACACCCCGCCTGCTGTGCAGGACCTTGGTAAGTGGACAGCCGTGACATTACAGAACTCCATTCCAGTGATCCCCGTTGGCCCAGGAACAGGCAACTTCTTGAGTGACGCTTTCAAAAACTGGTAATCAAACGCTTAAACCCATCAAGTTGTCACAGGAGAGGAAAACCATGAAAACACAACATCTCAGCGCTTTTGGCTTGGCCATCAGCATCGCTTTGCTCACGGCCTGTCAGAGCAAAGTGGCCGTACCTCCCACTTCATCGACGCCGGTGAGCGTCACCAAACCCAGACCCGTCAACAGTGCCGCGAGTCTGATGCGCTTGGACTTTCAGAAGCTGAACAGCGACAAGCCGGAAGTAACCGCGCAAATGGTAGGCAGAGGTGTTGGTGCCCAGAGTTTGACCAACGTTCCCGCCGCGCTGAGCGCCAAAGTGCTCTCGGCGAACACCTTCACTTACGGCACCAAGCGCCACGTGCGAACCACCATCGAATTCACTTACAACGGCACGGCGCAAGTCAACGGCCCCGTGATTTTGCCGGTGGACACGGCGTCGTCCGATGCGGCCAAGGACACCATCGGGAGCTCGCCATTCATCAACGTGCTCTACTTCGACCGCTCCGACGCCAGGCAAAAGGTGCTGGATGGAAAGCTGCAATTGGTGCGTGGTAAGAAGTACGATACGGCATCACAGACCGCCGCCGATGATCTGGACGCCACGCCGTATACCGCTCAGGATCTCGCTGGCTTCACGCCTCCGACGTTCGACGGCGTCAGCAGTATCACGCCCTACAACAACACAGGTTATCAGATCACGGGCCTGCCGAACAACAAGCTGAAGCAGGGTGATAAGTTCACCGCCGTCGTCGGCCTCGATGTCAACGATGTCAGCACCCCAGCCAACGATCCTTTTTACGCCAGCATCTTTTACCTGCTGACCGAAGGTGCGCCCACGCTTCAGGAGTCCCAGGGCATTGACCGCACCATTGGCGTGACTGGGGATTTGTCAAGCCTCAGTCTGAAAACCACTGACGCGGGCGGCGGTGACATCAAGATTCAGAACAAGACCAGCACACCCATCACAGTCACCATTCCCGCGCCGCCAACCATGCCCGGCCAACTGAAACTGAACGTCGGCTCGGCGCTCGACTCTTACAGCCAGACGATTCCTGCCAACCAGACTGCCACCGTTCCTTACGTGGCCGAATGCCCTGTCGACGAGGGAACCTACACCCAGGCCTTTGACATCAAGATTGGCAGCGAAGTCAAGAAATCCAGCGTTACGGTGGAGTGTGCCACCGACGACGTAGCAGAAAATGACCCGCTGGACACCACCAAGGTACTGAAACCCGAAGACGAGACGCAACTGCTCAGTTACGATGAGCAGGCCAACACTGCCAGGTTCGCGCCGGGATCAAGCTTTGCCGCTGGGTTGATGGCAGGCGACGTGGTGGTTTCTGATCCTATCCCCAACATCGCCCCTGAAGGTCTGGCCTTCAAGATCGAGACCATCTCTGCTGACAAGACCAACATCACCTTCACGGACGCCGATCTGGGTGAACTGTTCCAAGAAGCGAATGTGGACAACGAGTTGAATCCCACCTTCAACGACATTGATCTCAAATCCTCCACCTTCATGCCTGGCATTACTGCTATGGCGGGAGAAGGCGACACGCTGCTCAATCTCAGCTTCGATCAGGTGCTGATCGGCGACAAGACCAAGAAAGACCCCAACAATTACCTGATTGCCAACGGCAAACTCGTTGTGAACAAACCGAAGCTGGTCTTCAAGGCCCAATTGAACGTGCCCGGCGTAACGAGTGTGAACATCAATGAAATCCTCACGATAAGCGCTAAGAATGGTGGACTGAGTGCCATGTCAGAGGGGCAGCTCCGTTCGATGGGTTGGTTCAGTAGTTTCGTCAGTAAAGCTAAAGAAGGTATCTCCTCTGTCACGCAGTTCGCGACCAATACAGCCAACCAGGTCGCCTCTTTAGGCACTGGCGCGTATCAGGCCGTCAGCAACCTCACCCAAGGAGTGTCCTTCAACTCCGAGCTGTACGGCGAATTTACGGAACAGGCCAGTCTGAAGATCGAGGGCAAAGCCGACTCCAAGCTCACCAAGAAGATTCCGATCGGCAACGTGAAGTTCAAACCCATTACGCTGACACTGGGTTTTATTCCTGTCACGGTCACGCATGAACTGAACTTGTATATCGATATCAATGGTCAAGTGACCGGCGAGGTGAAGTACAACGTCGAACAGTCGTTCACTTACAAAGCCGGCATCAAGTACGACAGCAAGCTCAGCCCGAAAGTCCAGAAGATCAATGAAGTCACGCCGACCTTTACTCAGGAGTTCCAACTTTACGGCAATTTCGATCTGGACGCCAAAGCGGTGGCTGAGTATGAAGCCAAACTGTTCGGTACTTTCGGAGCCTTCGCCAACGCCAAGATCGGTCCGACGATCAGCGCCCGCACCCAAGGTGACCAACTGCAACTGAACGGCAAAATCTGTGCCAGCGGTGACGCTGGAACCCGCGAATTCGAGTTCAAGGTGCCTGTGATCAATACCACTCTCAAGCTGGACGGCACCAATCTAAACCTCTTCGGCAACTGCTTTGTGGAGGTCAGTAAAAGCGTCAAGCTGCCACTGGTTGCCAAACTTGAATACCCGGTAGACAGGACGCCCACGGCCACCAGCGGCATCACCTTCGACACGGTACCAGAGATCGACTACGGCCCGGCCATCCCCTTTAAGCTAACGGTGGTCAGCGCCGACCCCAATACCACCTACTCTTACCAGTGGGCACTCGACGGCGCTGCGCTTGCCACTGGCGCTGCCGACCACACCGTGAACCTGCCCGCCACCGAAATCGGCAAGGAGCACACTCTGACAGCGGTAGTCAGTGTCGGGAGTGACCCTAACATCACCTTGCAAAAAGCGACCAAGAAAATCACCTTTAAGCTCAAGAACAGTGCGCCCAAAGTGAATTTCACAAGCACAGATACTGTGCAAAGTGATCCGGGTCAGGACACGAACTTCACGGTAAATGTTTCCGATAACAATGAGCAGATCGACTGCACTCAGGTGCGCTGGTCTTCCAATGCTGGTGGCTATGAACTCGTCAGTCAGGGCGGAACCAACGGTGCCTGCACCGCCACGCTGAAGTTCTCCCAGAGTGGCAGCGCCAACGTCTTCGCTCAGGTCACGGACACCTTGAACGCCACCACGACTGCGCAGCAGGTTGTGAACATCGCAAGCCCCTAAACTCAACCTCACTCCATAGGGCAAGAAGGGCAGGGTTACCACCTGTCCTCTTCGTCCATTTCAGGTTCACTGTGAAAAAAATTATGCTTGCCCTACTGCTGAGTCCCCTCGTCTCCTGCGCCTCTCAATCCCCTAAACCCATTTCCGACCCAGTACTCCCTGACTCAGCACCGGCCTCAGCTCCCGTAGTGACCGATCAAGTCACCCGGCGTCAGGTGAATTTTGCGTATCTCAGCGACCAGAGAATCACTCAGGCCTTCTCCGGCGAGTGGAAGGTGGTGAAAACTCCGGTCTGGGTGCAGTACACCAGGGGCAGCGGCGACGTCTTCGATCTGAGTCTGCGGGCAGTGCGCGGCAACGCCGACTTCCAAGCCCTCACGCAGCCCAGTTTGACCGGCGAGATCGTTATCGCCTGGAAGTCCAAGGAAAACGGCCAGTCAGGGCAAACCAGCTGGCCGGTCAGCCTGAATATGTACCAGGTGAGCGGCACCACCGCCCCACATCAGACCAGCGGGCCGGACGCCAGATCAGAAACCTGGACGCCGCCCGCCGCTCAGAGCAGCACCCAAGACTACATCGTTACCTACAAAACGCGGGCCGCCAGGGACACGGGCGTGTTGGCCTACACACGACAAGCACTCCGCGCGGCGCCGTCAGTACTCAGTATTCAGGTCAGCGCTGCTCCGCCCGCCGATCCGCTCGGTGCCAGAAGCGCCATGGTCCATGGGCTGAGCCAGGCTGATGTGGGGGCAACCCGGCGAGATCCAGATGTGCTGAGCGTTGAACCGAACGCCGAACTCCATCTTCAGTCCAATGAAATGTCTCCCCTACAAGCTCCCCTTGAGCCGTCAGACCAGTATTATCCCAATCAGTGGGCCATGCGCCTGCTCGGGTATCCCGCCGTATGGCGCGATATGGCCACCACGCCGTACCAGCATCCGGTGGTGGTCGCGGTGCTGGATACCGGCGTCCGCTATGATCACCCAGATTTAGCAGGTGTGTTGCTGAGAGGCGTAGACGGGGCCATCGACCTGATTCCGCGCGAAAAAAGCGATGATGACAACGGCGTCGACAGTGACCCGACTGACCCCTCGTTCCTAGGCCGGACGATGGGCAGCCACGGTACACACGTTGCGGGGATTATCGCCGCCCGCTGGGGAACTTTCACGCCGCCCTGCGCCGGATGCAGCAGCAGCGGCGTGGTAGGGGCCAGCTACACCGCGCCTGTGAAGATTCTGCCGATTCGCATTATCGACGCCACCGGCACCACCACCATCGCTGAAACCGTCAACGGTATTCGTTACGCGGCGGGCCTGCCCATTACAGTAGGCGGCAGCACTTTCACCAACTCTACGCCCGCCCAGATTCTGAACCTGAGCCTAGGGAGCCTCATGAGCGCTGAAACCGCCGCGCCGCTGTGTGACGCCATCGCGGAAGTTCGCAAGAAGGGTGTGCTGGCGTTCGTGGCTGCTGGAAACTTCGGTACCAGCACCGTGAACTACCCCGCCGGGTGCCCGGACGCCGTGGCGGTGGCTTCCGTGACCCTTTCCAAATCCGGCGCACCAGAGCACTCCTCATTCAGCAGTGCTTACCCGCAGGTGCAGCTCAGCGCCCCCGGCGGAGCGGGCAGCAGTAGCGCGGCGTTCAACGGTTCACTCCTGAACGGCACTCCCTTCCCGGACGACATCATGTCCACCAACTGGGATTACAGTAAAAATCTTCCCAACTACTCCGGCATGTCAGGCACTTCGCAGGCGACTCCGCAAGTCGCCGCCCTGGCCGCCCTGATGCTCAGTAAAGGCGTGACGACGAACGCTGAAGATACCCTGGCCCGCCTAGACGCGACGGCCACTGACCTGGGCCAGCCTGGCCGCGACAATCAGTTCGGATACGGCATGATCGATCCAGTGGCCGCCCTCGGCGCTCCGGCCATCAGCGCCCACGAGGGCATTCAGGTGTATGCCGATGACGGGCACACATACGGCGCGCTCATGAACGGCAACACCTTCGTATCTTACCTGCCTGAGGGAAGCTACACGCTCGTCTACGGCACCGACACCAACGGCAACTCGACTTACGGCGAGAAAGGAGAGGCTCACACGGCCAAGCGCTTCGTCTTGGGGCTGGAAAACCCAGACGTCAAGTTGGGCTTCCTCAACCACTGACCCGCTAAGATCAGTTTTCTTTCTGCGTACTCGTGTAAAACGCTGCTAAACGACCCAAAGGGGCTATCTATGAGCGATTCAGTAGCAATCTATGGAACTTATCGACGGACGCGGCAGCGCCGCCTCAAGCAGGCTCGGAGTTCAGTGCCTTGTAACGGGCGGCACGGATGAATATGCACTCGCACCTGCCTACCTTGGAGCGGGTGCTGATCCAGCCGGAAACCGCAACTTCGCAGGATCTGCCCGGCGTTCGGGCGGCGAGCTTGGGCGGCGCTCTGCGTTCGCGGCTGCCGGAGGATCATCCGCTGCGCAATACTCTGCGTGCCGACGCCCTGAGCTTAGGCATGCGGCACGCCCAGATCCGCACCGAGGTGAGATCACTGCTGCGCGTCTGGGCCAGCGAGGACATTCACGCTCTCATTTTTAAAGGCTTCGCTCTGGCGGAATTCGACTACGCCTCGTCTGGCGAGCGGCTTTACGGGGACGTGGACATTCTGCTGCCGGATCAACCCAGCGTCATCTGGCGGGCCGCGCACTTGGCGATGGCGCACGGCTGGCGCAGCGACGGCCAGCACGCCGATCCTTCGACTTGGACCCACGAGACCATGCATCTCTACAGTCCAAACGGGCACGTGCGGCTGGATGTCCACCGCTGTGTGATTGGCCTGCGGTCTGGCGTGACTTTGCGACGGGCGCAAGACCTTACCGCTGGACTGCGGGCACGGGCACGGCAGCTGGACTGGGACGGCGTCTCGATCAGCCTTCCCCATCCGCTCGACGCTGCCGTGCTGAATGTGGCGCTGGGACGCAGTTGGGGCGGCGACAGCGGGGGCCTCAAGCCCGCCGACTACCTCGACCTCCAGATTTTGAGTGATCGATACGACCTGAGCATGGTCGACCTCGCAGCGCACGCGGCGAATCTCGGCGCGGCACATACTTGGGCAGCCTTCCTGCGGGTGTGTAATCCTTACACAGGGCAGTTGGTTCTCGGTCCGGCCCGTACCCAGCCCATTATCTTCGCGGGGCTGCGCGGCGACGGCGTTCATCCTCGGTTGGCACATTGGCGCGGGCGGCTGGTCGATTTGCGCCGGGGCTGGCCGCTGCTTCCCGTTTCACTGCTCGATGTC
Coding sequences:
- a CDS encoding sensor histidine kinase, which translates into the protein MAETTSSAEVLERVLQPDPTVVWRIGLMMCALLTGLGLFIPTAASGFGLALIVGLSALALQENLTARLTCIGVFANVLIGTHTVMQRGADPDLILTYLGLSLLILLTGVAGCLSVRRVAALAAAKGLSEAPARTQEPPAGQAGMNSLTSQQVLERAAEVLAQLSGAVQFTVQRVDSVNELIRGLDTARPAERRRGLRTRGWGAGGSHRFQRVLSHGHASPSAEPVVWMKGKSEVLVKLRHPGQSEALVALKRPSAPLGFIEDAVRVLQMQIERAALLQEVHQQRELLRDLVYAFSHDLRTPITASILNAQAALHGAFGPLPDEFQESLRSSLEAHQGLLAISDQLMLLAEYESGGPAGDESAVVDLEPVLRSVLSDLSPRASTRALHFELTLDGLSTRGHRYDLRRAFQNLLDNAVKFSPPESIICVRLRREGPLAVVEVRDRGSGVALEQESRLFQRFRQTTAGSGTGIGLYLTRRIVERHGGTLTYAREAATENQPAQTVFSIHLPYVERASG
- a CDS encoding lasso peptide biosynthesis B2 protein gives rise to the protein MNMHSHLPTLERVLIQPETATSQDLPGVRAASLGGALRSRLPEDHPLRNTLRADALSLGMRHAQIRTEVRSLLRVWASEDIHALIFKGFALAEFDYASSGERLYGDVDILLPDQPSVIWRAAHLAMAHGWRSDGQHADPSTWTHETMHLYSPNGHVRLDVHRCVIGLRSGVTLRRAQDLTAGLRARARQLDWDGVSISLPHPLDAAVLNVALGRSWGGDSGGLKPADYLDLQILSDRYDLSMVDLAAHAANLGAAHTWAAFLRVCNPYTGQLVLGPARTQPIIFAGLRGDGVHPRLAHWRGRLVDLRRGWPLLPVSLLDVLAARAATVKGADPQDHLRRWTPAGPVRRLPLGTLQDRIMVIGWWTTLLYPRQKRRGVCVPRAYASYRSLRRSGHPVRFVSGVATGPGGVHGHAWIEDDRGQIECYNEPENRNRFRELFSFPASE
- a CDS encoding response regulator; this translates as MISSVSLPSAPIRIQIVEDHDLTRISLRALLSAQPGFQVVCEARTGEEALAQLAHSAVNVVLMDINLPGIDGIQAATEVGRIQPDARVMMLTASNRRDQVCAALASGAVAYCLKSASPEMIYQGVLSAATGGVFFDPQSAAHLLRSVDSGADLSPLSVRETSALRLVADGLSNKEIAQILGISVGLVKQLIQDILSKLQATDRTQAAVKAFRAGLI
- a CDS encoding integrase core domain-containing protein, translating into MAERAQPAMLVTDNGPEFISRALGQWAYERGITQHFNRPGKPVENAYIESFNGRVRHECLNLHWFQTLPQARLVVTAWHRDYNEMRPHSSLNNRSPNILARLSQAG
- a CDS encoding DDE-type integrase/transposase/recombinase: MGGRFWKDFLEYYRDTEATKTFLSRLVGEYNVPEVTHTDQLQSYGAEIREIPSLIDVDHQQVILTARCNNLVEQRAGVHPGVRSAQDNRTEVHGVRSDNNKNSNGGNERKNSPICTSKSAGKRPHGRCSAQDSNLHHHTRTSVSATNRRQNQ
- a CDS encoding S8 family serine peptidase, translating into MTDQVTRRQVNFAYLSDQRITQAFSGEWKVVKTPVWVQYTRGSGDVFDLSLRAVRGNADFQALTQPSLTGEIVIAWKSKENGQSGQTSWPVSLNMYQVSGTTAPHQTSGPDARSETWTPPAAQSSTQDYIVTYKTRAARDTGVLAYTRQALRAAPSVLSIQVSAAPPADPLGARSAMVHGLSQADVGATRRDPDVLSVEPNAELHLQSNEMSPLQAPLEPSDQYYPNQWAMRLLGYPAVWRDMATTPYQHPVVVAVLDTGVRYDHPDLAGVLLRGVDGAIDLIPREKSDDDNGVDSDPTDPSFLGRTMGSHGTHVAGIIAARWGTFTPPCAGCSSSGVVGASYTAPVKILPIRIIDATGTTTIAETVNGIRYAAGLPITVGGSTFTNSTPAQILNLSLGSLMSAETAAPLCDAIAEVRKKGVLAFVAAGNFGTSTVNYPAGCPDAVAVASVTLSKSGAPEHSSFSSAYPQVQLSAPGGAGSSSAAFNGSLLNGTPFPDDIMSTNWDYSKNLPNYSGMSGTSQATPQVAALAALMLSKGVTTNAEDTLARLDATATDLGQPGRDNQFGYGMIDPVAALGAPAISAHEGIQVYADDGHTYGALMNGNTFVSYLPEGSYTLVYGTDTNGNSTYGEKGEAHTAKRFVLGLENPDVKLGFLNH